Proteins encoded in a region of the Carassius gibelio isolate Cgi1373 ecotype wild population from Czech Republic chromosome B5, carGib1.2-hapl.c, whole genome shotgun sequence genome:
- the LOC127958774 gene encoding uncharacterized protein LOC127958774, translating into MKFNNCFCSFQVLKLEAVGYKPILFIGKQDKRASNKWVADIITHLHPTPVTKVFLEKMRRAYEFILTKATSTAQQPESVPAERPESVAAERPESLTKQPETVFLLNLVPVPCSLSPTSLCPPSSATSTTVLPSLSSPLPPPLRQRKRRLNTFTASNSTTPVSPPYPSASSISKPLSQEVPLVKNRRKGCQKCSRQKVFLFDKITGKQINEGKAELKVHWLPCTVCGKTWDDTWEPASEFQHIVPKSPHPNQLSA; encoded by the exons ATGAAGTTTAATAACTGCTTTTGTTCATTTCAGGTGCTGAAACTTGAGGCTGTCGGATACAAGCCAATTTTATTTATTGGGAAACAGGACAAAAGGGCTTCAAATAAGTGGGTGGCAGATATTATCACGCATCTGCACCCCACTCCTGTCACCAAAGTGTTTTTGGAGAAGATGCGGAGGGCTTATGAGTTTATCTTAACAAAAG caACCTCCACAGCCCAGCAGCCGGAGAGCGTCCCCGCGGAGCGGCCGGAGAGCGTCGCCGCGGAGCGGCCGGAGAGCCTCACCAAGCAGCCTGAAACTGTATTTCTTCTCAATCTTGTTCCTGTGCCTTGCTCGCTCTCTCCAACCTCTCTCTGTCCTCCTTCCTCTGCTACTTCTACAACTGTTCTTCCCTCACTTTCTTCCCCTCTTCCACCTCCACTGCGGCAGAGGAAAAGAAGGTTAAACACTTTTACCGCGTCAAACTCTACCACCCCTGTCTCTCCTCCATATCCATCTGCCTCTTCCATTTCCAAGCCTTTGAGTCAGGAGGTGCCACTGGTAAAGAACAGAAGAAAAG GTTGTCAAAAATGTAGTAGGCAGAAGGTTTTCCTTTTTGATAAAATAACTGGGAAACAAATAAATGAG ggGAAAGCTGAATTGAAAGTTCACTGGTTGCCTTGCACTGTGTG TGGCAAAACCTGGGATGACACATGGGAGCCTGCGAGTGAATTCCAACACATTGTGCCAAAGTCCCCACATCCCAACCAGCTTTCAGCATGA
- the LOC127958771 gene encoding uncharacterized protein LOC127958771 isoform X3, which yields MDVTCKYWPYLQRVTKSCPELRHLLNMRPFLSVFHAKAHYFKCEVKWSGSYQDGAGLTLGEEVEQCNAFLSRIAVTTKHMSKAGRTDMLTLMAMRWNQQKFRNLAVSLTRRYQKTRKALQSQLQNLESLKAQLAVTESQLEDWVSDVKEWAGAARVTTTNDADGLASRIEVLVASIKRRSHRLYKDTDGNKGRARIRRKIREEKGILTSVVEKYNRMVPSTESLCMETILSGETAWPWQLPHSDSVDLRTKRRAFDIIMSVRRLEEELKILVAEMDHHWKSLSTRADTLRELSHMFASETMRRTR from the exons atggatgTGACCTGCAAATATTGGCCCTACCTGCAAAGAGTTACAAAAAGCTGCCCAGAGCTCCGGCACCTCCTTAACATGAGACCATTCCTTTCGGTATTTCATGCCAAAgcccattattttaaatgtgag GTGAAATGGAGCGGGTCGTATCAGGATGGGGCTGGACTAACACTAGGGGAGGAGGTGGAACAGTGCAATGCCTTCCTCTCTAGGATTGCAGTGACAACAAAACATATGTCAAAAGCAG GACGCACAGACATGCTGACTCTCATGGCCATGCGATGGAATCAGCAAAAGTTCCGAAATTTGGCAGTTTCACTGACTCGCCGATATCAGAAG ACCAGAAAAGCTCTGCAAAGCCAGTTACAAAACCTAGAGTCCTTGAAAGCCCAATTGGCAGTGACAGAGAGCCAACTGGAAGACTGGGTCAGTGATGTAAAGGAGTGGGCAGGCG CAGCAAGAGTAACAACCACAAATGATGCTGATGGCTTGGCCAGCAGAATTGAGGTCCTGGTAGCGAGTATCAAGAGACGTTCCCATCGGCTCTACAAAGATACCGATGGGAACAAAGGTCGTGCCAGAATCCGCcgcaagatcagggaggagaaGGGCATCCTGACATCTGTTGTGGAGAAATACAACAGAATGGTTCCAAGCACAGAAAGTCTTTGCATGGAAACCATTCTGTCTGGTGAGACAGCTTGGCCATGGCAGCTACCACACAGTG ACTCTGTCGATCTAAGGACAAAAAGAAGAGCGTTTGACATCATCATGTCAGTAAGAAGACTTGAGGAGGAGCTGAAGATTCTTGTGGCAGAGATGGACCACCACTGGAAATCTCTTTCAACTCGTGCTGATACCCTCAGAGAGCTGTCCCACATGTTTGCCAGTGAGACAATGAGAA GGACCCGGTAG
- the LOC127958771 gene encoding uncharacterized protein LOC127958771 isoform X2, whose amino-acid sequence MDVTCKYWPYLQRVTKSCPELRHLLNMRPFLSVFHAKAHYFKCEVKWSGSYQDGAGLTLGEEVEQCNAFLSRIAVTTKHMSKAGRTDMLTLMAMRWNQQKFRNLAVSLTRRYQKTRKALQSQLQNLESLKAQLAVTESQLEDWVSDVKEWAGARVTTTNDADGLASRIEVLVASIKRRSHRLYKDTDGNKGRARIRRKIREEKGILTSVVEKYNRMVPSTESLCMETILSGETAWPWQLPHSDSVDLRTKRRAFDIIMSVRRLEEELKILVAEMDHHWKSLSTRADTLRELSHMFASETMRNSPCCLSEEGLKGLQSIILRKQHKVREMKVQARDCYLQVLSGEGNINFLYSASADEYDSDCEMSDDGL is encoded by the exons atggatgTGACCTGCAAATATTGGCCCTACCTGCAAAGAGTTACAAAAAGCTGCCCAGAGCTCCGGCACCTCCTTAACATGAGACCATTCCTTTCGGTATTTCATGCCAAAgcccattattttaaatgtgag GTGAAATGGAGCGGGTCGTATCAGGATGGGGCTGGACTAACACTAGGGGAGGAGGTGGAACAGTGCAATGCCTTCCTCTCTAGGATTGCAGTGACAACAAAACATATGTCAAAAGCAG GACGCACAGACATGCTGACTCTCATGGCCATGCGATGGAATCAGCAAAAGTTCCGAAATTTGGCAGTTTCACTGACTCGCCGATATCAGAAG ACCAGAAAAGCTCTGCAAAGCCAGTTACAAAACCTAGAGTCCTTGAAAGCCCAATTGGCAGTGACAGAGAGCCAACTGGAAGACTGGGTCAGTGATGTAAAGGAGTGGGCAGGCG CAAGAGTAACAACCACAAATGATGCTGATGGCTTGGCCAGCAGAATTGAGGTCCTGGTAGCGAGTATCAAGAGACGTTCCCATCGGCTCTACAAAGATACCGATGGGAACAAAGGTCGTGCCAGAATCCGCcgcaagatcagggaggagaaGGGCATCCTGACATCTGTTGTGGAGAAATACAACAGAATGGTTCCAAGCACAGAAAGTCTTTGCATGGAAACCATTCTGTCTGGTGAGACAGCTTGGCCATGGCAGCTACCACACAGTG ACTCTGTCGATCTAAGGACAAAAAGAAGAGCGTTTGACATCATCATGTCAGTAAGAAGACTTGAGGAGGAGCTGAAGATTCTTGTGGCAGAGATGGACCACCACTGGAAATCTCTTTCAACTCGTGCTGATACCCTCAGAGAGCTGTCCCACATGTTTGCCAGTGAGACAATGAGAA ATTCACCATGTTGCTTAAGTGAAGAGGGTTTGAAAGGTCTGCAAAGCATCATCCTGAGAAAGCAACATAAAGTCAGAGAAATGAAGGTGCAAGCAAGAGACTGTTACCTGCAagttttgtctggagaaggcaacATCAACTTTTTGTACAGTGCTTCAGCTGATGAGTATGACAGTGACTGTGAAATGTCTGATGACGGACTGTAA
- the LOC127958771 gene encoding uncharacterized protein LOC127958771 isoform X1, with the protein MDVTCKYWPYLQRVTKSCPELRHLLNMRPFLSVFHAKAHYFKCEVKWSGSYQDGAGLTLGEEVEQCNAFLSRIAVTTKHMSKAGRTDMLTLMAMRWNQQKFRNLAVSLTRRYQKTRKALQSQLQNLESLKAQLAVTESQLEDWVSDVKEWAGAARVTTTNDADGLASRIEVLVASIKRRSHRLYKDTDGNKGRARIRRKIREEKGILTSVVEKYNRMVPSTESLCMETILSGETAWPWQLPHSDSVDLRTKRRAFDIIMSVRRLEEELKILVAEMDHHWKSLSTRADTLRELSHMFASETMRNSPCCLSEEGLKGLQSIILRKQHKVREMKVQARDCYLQVLSGEGNINFLYSASADEYDSDCEMSDDGL; encoded by the exons atggatgTGACCTGCAAATATTGGCCCTACCTGCAAAGAGTTACAAAAAGCTGCCCAGAGCTCCGGCACCTCCTTAACATGAGACCATTCCTTTCGGTATTTCATGCCAAAgcccattattttaaatgtgag GTGAAATGGAGCGGGTCGTATCAGGATGGGGCTGGACTAACACTAGGGGAGGAGGTGGAACAGTGCAATGCCTTCCTCTCTAGGATTGCAGTGACAACAAAACATATGTCAAAAGCAG GACGCACAGACATGCTGACTCTCATGGCCATGCGATGGAATCAGCAAAAGTTCCGAAATTTGGCAGTTTCACTGACTCGCCGATATCAGAAG ACCAGAAAAGCTCTGCAAAGCCAGTTACAAAACCTAGAGTCCTTGAAAGCCCAATTGGCAGTGACAGAGAGCCAACTGGAAGACTGGGTCAGTGATGTAAAGGAGTGGGCAGGCG CAGCAAGAGTAACAACCACAAATGATGCTGATGGCTTGGCCAGCAGAATTGAGGTCCTGGTAGCGAGTATCAAGAGACGTTCCCATCGGCTCTACAAAGATACCGATGGGAACAAAGGTCGTGCCAGAATCCGCcgcaagatcagggaggagaaGGGCATCCTGACATCTGTTGTGGAGAAATACAACAGAATGGTTCCAAGCACAGAAAGTCTTTGCATGGAAACCATTCTGTCTGGTGAGACAGCTTGGCCATGGCAGCTACCACACAGTG ACTCTGTCGATCTAAGGACAAAAAGAAGAGCGTTTGACATCATCATGTCAGTAAGAAGACTTGAGGAGGAGCTGAAGATTCTTGTGGCAGAGATGGACCACCACTGGAAATCTCTTTCAACTCGTGCTGATACCCTCAGAGAGCTGTCCCACATGTTTGCCAGTGAGACAATGAGAA ATTCACCATGTTGCTTAAGTGAAGAGGGTTTGAAAGGTCTGCAAAGCATCATCCTGAGAAAGCAACATAAAGTCAGAGAAATGAAGGTGCAAGCAAGAGACTGTTACCTGCAagttttgtctggagaaggcaacATCAACTTTTTGTACAGTGCTTCAGCTGATGAGTATGACAGTGACTGTGAAATGTCTGATGACGGACTGTAA
- the LOC127957634 gene encoding uncharacterized protein LOC127957634, translating into MSMSDSEIQENLMVLDNLVDHQELKDELQSLDDFLGELQEEEAAAAPSKTPEPRQPKVHWRKRDVHGNIVYARPRSSRDQSKKADHIQNTDPTFNAPDTNCEVAFAPETVECFLQDLQHSLRDSSGDEASPLGTPRDPLLASSNWGIRQSLFSERWRAERPRLVNTAAAKESVATHICQQCWSSPAVIRCSDCRPHPFFCAECDISMHTRHVLHNRDAMTAGFFQPLPPTTVVVDKALSQCVRLVPVEMPDKICGCSPESLRVSPGKTVAVVTMNGRYDLSMPELFCEACQATWTAAVADLNSSDYWPAILQFATIYTTDIFFSFEEMKMVAPGLSCQAFLRMLDQRTVRFGRTGKISADSFQKSFFEWEAVRFEVDSICKEEPFICPACSPNMLAVSVDGNRKHYRFKNAARSEEQAIFEGIFIAKDEDVTRFVDNIHSTTKHLKSQWERCLWRGVVSSQRDLTKICQQGRRRGIGGYGLSARSASLCIKYVQG; encoded by the exons ATGTCCATGAGTGATTCAGAAATCCAAGAAAATCTAATGGTCTTGGATAACTTGGTTGATCATCAAGAACTGAAGGATGAGCTCCAAAGTCTTGATGACTTTCTTGGTGAGCTGCAAGAAGAGGAGGCGGCAGCAGCACCATCAAAGACACCTGAGCCAAGGCAACCAAAGGTGCACTGGAGAAAAAGAGACGTGCATGGAAATATTGTCTATGCAAGGCCGAGATCAAGCAGGGATCAGTCAAAAAAGG CTGATCACATTCAGAACACTGATCCTACCTTCAATGCTCCTGACACTAACTGTGAGGTGGCCTTTGCTCCAGAGACTGTTG AGTGTTTTCTACAAGATCTCCAGCACTCACTGAGGGATTCCTCAGGTGATGAGGCATCACCTCTTGGAACCCCAAGAGATCCTCTTCTGGCATCTTCGAACTGGGGCATTCGTCAGAGTCTCTTTTCAGAGAGGTGGAGGGCAGAGAGACCCCGTCTGGTAAACACGGCTGCAGCAAAAGAAAGTGTGGCAACACACATCTGCCAGCAGTGTTGGAGCAGTCCAGCAGTTATCCGGTGCAGTGACTGTCGACCACACCCCTTCTTCTGTGCTGAATGTGACATCAGCATGCACACCAGACATGTCCTCCACAATAGAGATGCCATGACTGCTGGCTTCTTCCAGCCATTGCCTCCAACAACTGTCGTGGTCGATAAGGCTCTTTCCCAATGTG TGCGGCTTGTACCTGTGGAAATGCCTGACAAAATCTGTGGTTGTTCACCAGAGTCATTGAGGGTCAGTCCAGGAAAGACTGTTGCTGTGGTCACAATGAATG GACGATATGATCTAAGCATGCCCGAGTTATTTTGTGAGGCATGCCAAGCCACTTGGACTGCTGCAGTGGCCGACCTTAACAGCAGTGACTACTGGCCGGCAATTCTTCAGTTTGCCACAATTTATACTACCGATATATTTTTCTCATTTGAGGAAATGAAGATGGTGGCACCAGGACTGTCCTGTCAAGCATTTTTAAGAATGCTGGATCAGCGAACTGTTCGCTTTGGTCGT actgGCAAGATCTCTGCAGACAGTTTTCAGAAAAGTTTTTTTGAGTGGGAGGCTGTGCGATTTGAGGTGGACAGTATATGCAAGGAAGAGCCCTTCATCTGCCCTGCATGCTCCCCAAATATGCTCGCCGTTTCCGTAGATGGAAACCGCAAGCATTACCGTTTTAAGAATGCTGCTAG atctGAGGAACAGGCCATCTTTGAAGGCATCTTTATAGCCAAAGATGAAGATGTTACAAGATTTGTGGACAACATTCACAGcacaaccaaacatttaaaaa GTCAGTGGGAGAGGTGTTTGTGGAGGGGAGTGGTCAGCAGCCAGAGAGACCTCACAAAGATCTGCCAGCAAGGTAGACGAAGAGGGATTGGAGGTTACGGTTTGTCGGCACGGAGTGCTTCTCTGTGCATTAAATATGTACAGGGGTGA
- the LOC127957309 gene encoding cystatin-B-like, giving the protein MPICGGWTDIRLFDPEMKKICSELRPEIEKTVGTDFKIFIPVVWSSQVVAGTNYMFKVLVDVDGDGECVHALIFQALPCYGGGLSVTDIQRHKSVDDPLIPLEHLQK; this is encoded by the exons ATGCCAATTTGTGGAGGCTGGACCGACATTAGACTGTTCGATCCAGAGATGAAAAAGATTTGTTCTGAG CTGAGGCCAGAGATAGAGAAGACTGTTGGAactgattttaagattttcattCCTGTGGTCTGGTCTTCTCAGGTTGTGGCAGGAACAAATTACATGTTCAAg gtgctGGTTGATGTAGATGGGGATGGAGAGTGTGTTCACGCGTTGATATTTCAGGCTCTTCCCTGTTATGGAGGCGGACTGAGTGTGACTGACATCCAGCGCCACAAATCCGTTGATGACCCGCTGATTCCTCTTGAACACTTACAGAAATAG